AAGTATTTGAGCTGCTTTAGCTGCTTCAATATCTCTTAATTCTGCAGATCCTCGTGTTCCTAATTCACCACGAGTTAAATCTACAATTCCTACTTTTTTACCTAAAGAAATTTCTTTAGCAATAGTTGCAGAGCAACCTAATTCTACATCATCTGGATGTGCTCCAAAAGCTAATATATCTAGTTTCATTCTTTACTACTCTTTAATTCTTTTATTTCCTCTTTCGATGTCACTTGGATCGCTATCCTATTATTCAAATATCTTCCGGATCTTGTAGGTGTTAAACAACAAGGATAATTTTGACCGAATCCAATTGTTTTAACTCTCAATGAATCAACTCCTAATTTTACCATTAACTTTTTAATCAAAATAGCTCTTCTATCTGTCAATTTTTGATTATTATCAATGTCACCATCAACGGAAGTATGACTAATTATTAAATAGTTTTTACCATTTGAATTAATATGCTCTACAAGATCCTTCATTGCCTCTAAAGAACCTTCTTTGAAATACGATTCTTTATATTCAAATTGAATTTTCTTTGCTAGATCTTTCAAATATTCATCCTCCTTTTCTTGTTGAGCAGAACTAATAAATGAAAATAGAATGCTCAATACAAAAACAGCTCTTCTTTTCCACATAGTACAATTTTATATCTTCTCTATGGCTTGCTCAATATCAGCAATTAAATCCTCTACCTCTTCAATTCCAACTGAAAAACGAATTAATCCATCCTTGATTCCTTGTTTTGCCCTTTCTTCTGGGGACAATAAGGCATGCGATGTTTGAGATGGACTTAATACAGTACTTTCAACTCCAGCTAAACTCATAGACGGTTTTATCAGCTGTAAATTACG
This genomic window from Tenacibaculum sp. 190524A05c contains:
- a CDS encoding OmpA family protein, producing MWKRRAVFVLSILFSFISSAQQEKEDEYLKDLAKKIQFEYKESYFKEGSLEAMKDLVEHINSNGKNYLIISHTSVDGDIDNNQKLTDRRAILIKKLMVKLGVDSLRVKTIGFGQNYPCCLTPTRSGRYLNNRIAIQVTSKEEIKELKSSKE